One window of Gloeothece citriformis PCC 7424 genomic DNA carries:
- a CDS encoding EutN/CcmL family microcompartment protein: protein MQIAKVRGTVVSTHKTRSLTGVKLLLVQYIDAQGELMPKYEVAGDTVGAGINEWVLVSRGGAARKESGHEERPLDAMVVGIIDTITVDNRQLYSKKDEYRMSQ from the coding sequence ATGCAAATTGCCAAAGTTCGAGGCACAGTTGTTAGCACTCACAAAACCCGTAGCCTTACCGGGGTGAAACTTTTACTCGTTCAATATATTGACGCTCAAGGAGAACTGATGCCCAAATATGAGGTGGCCGGAGATACCGTTGGAGCCGGGATCAATGAATGGGTGCTAGTTTCTAGAGGAGGTGCAGCCCGAAAAGAAAGTGGACATGAAGAGCGTCCACTTGATGCAATGGTTGTGGGGATTATAGATACTATAACGGTGGATAATCGTCAGCTATATAGCAAAAAAGACGAATATCGCATGAGTCAGTAG